A region of the Kribbella sp. NBC_01245 genome:
GCGGTGTGCTGGCTGCTGGGCGCAGTCGGCGTTCCGCTTGCGTGCATCGCGTTGCCGCTGGATGGGGTGGTGGCGATCGTGGTGCTTGCCATCGTGGTGGGCGGGACCACGGCTGCTGGCCATTGGTCGGTGATCTCCGCGACCAACCCATCGCCGGGGCTGGCGCGATCCGCAGTGTTTGGAGTTGCGGCCTGTACGGCGGTGCTGGCCATCGCCGGGTTCGCCGTCCTCTTGGGTGTGGGCGTCGTGGGTCTGGTGTTGCTCGTCGGGATGACGTCACCGCAGGCGATCGGATGGTGCGGCCGGCTGCGGGGCACTTCATCGGCAAAGGCAAAGGTCCAGGCCGATCGGCCGTCGAAGGACACGAGGACGAGTACGACGAGTACCAGCGAGCTTTGCCGGCAATGGCAAGCGACGTACGACGCCCTCCGGCGCGCGGAGTCACCCGAGGCGAGGCTGCGCATCGTCCAAGCGCGCCAGCGCTGTTTGGACGAGCTCGAACGCCGCGATCCCGACGGCCTGCACGCGTGGCTGGAATCGAATGCCAGCGCCGCCGGCGACCCCAGCCGGTTCCTCGCCGGGAGCTGACCCGGGAGCTGACCCGGCCGCTCACCGGCACCTGACGGACATCACCAGGTGCCGGTGAGCAGCGAAGGTCAGGGCTGAACAGTGGTCGTCGTGCTGACGGTTCGGCCCAGAGCCAAGCCCAGCAAGACCATGCCGGCGCCGAGGCCCAGGTGGAGCCAGTTGTCGGCGGTGTTCAGCGGGACGAAGTTCGCCGCGCTGGACTCGTCGATCACAAGACCGTAGACCCACAACAGCAGGTACACGATGCCGCCGCCGATCAGGAAGCCGCGAGCGCCCGACGCGGTACGGGCCAGCACCAGGCCGGCGACGCCGAAGAGCAGGTGGACGATGTTGTGCAGGATCGACACCTGGAAGACCCCGAGCAGCATCGCGTCGGAGTCATGGCCGGCGAACATCATCGAGTCGTAATCCGTGGTGATCCCCGGAATGAACCCGACGACTCCGACGGCTAGGAACACGACCGCCACTGCCAGCGCGGTCTTCTGCACCGCCGTGGCGGTCATCGAGCTTGCGTTGGTCTGCGACATCATCGCGACCTCCTGAAGGATCCGTCCCGATGGAACGGAGGTGGATTATGCACGCATCCGGTACCCACAGTCGCCGCTTGTCATGCCGCCTCTCACGCAGCGTTACCGAGCGACGTCCCTCTGCGACGTGTAGACGACCGTCGGCTCCTCGACGTACGGCCCAAGCGTGATCCCGAGCTGCCCGAACGTCCGCAGCGGCTTCCCCTCGATGACCACGTCCCGCAGTACGACGCCATCGATGCCGCCGTCAACGTTGTCCGCGGCAACAAGTGGCGCCATCCCGCCCTGCGCACGGACGTTGACGCGGTTGACCAGCACACCGGACACCGGCCCTATCCCGAGACCGCGTTCGCGGGTGTGGATCAGCAGCCAGTTCTGGTTGCCGCGGTTGTGGTCGAGCGACTCGATATCGATGTCCTCGTAGACGATGTCCGTACAGGGCTCACTCCCGTACGCCGGGTCCACCGCGATCGCGCGGGTCGCGTTGTAGACGTACCCGTTGCGATAGGTGACATCGCGCTGGTACGAGTAGTGGCCGTTGCCGATCTTGAACGCGGCGCAATGGGTCCACGCCACCACGTCCTCGAACAGCACCCGCTCGACCGGCTGCCGCGGGTGCGGCCAGCTCAACGCGATGTTGGCGTCCTCGGCCCAGGCCTTGGTGGAGTACGGGTCGTCCTCGCAGATCGCGATCGTGTGCCGGACCGTCACGTCCTGGCATTCGTTGATGTCGAGCACGTCGTTCTCGAACTGGCGCTGGGTCTGGAATCCCTTGTAATTGGTGATTCGTACGTCGGAGCAGCGGCTGGGCAGGAACGCCCACGAGCCGGAGTCGCGGCCGATCACACCGTCGACGGTCAAGCCGCGGGTGCCGACCGGGACCAGCAAATGGTTGAGATAGTTGCCGTCCTTGCGCATCCGCGCACCCTGGCCGTCGATGGTGCCGCGACCGGAGATGGTGATGTCGGACGAGCCCGGCTCGGTCGAGATCAACCAGGTGCCGTCCATCCCCAGGCTGTCGTGGTGGAACTTCTTCGCGTAGTCGGCCGGATTACCCGTTGCCCTGAGCACCGATCCCCCGGCCAGGTAGAGTTGCACCCGGGACCGCAGCACGATGCTGCCGATCATGAATACACCCACCGGTACGTAGACCACCCCACCGCCTGCCGCGTGGGCCGCGTCGATCGCCGCCTGGACCGCCTCGGTGGCCAAGCTTCCACCGGTCCGATCGGCGCCGAAAGCCGCCACGTTGAAGATCCCGGGCCCGTAGGCGGCCGGCGCATCCAGCTCCTCCGGGTCGGCCGCGATCACCAACTCCTTGAGATCGTCGATCTTCACGATCAGATAGCGGCTGCGATCGAGAGTGAACGACAGCCTGTTCCCGCTGACCTGGCTCGGAATCTCCAACGCCAGCGGACTGACGGTGTAAAAGTCGATCTGCTCAAGCGTGGTGACCTCCACCGTCACCGTGCCGCTAAAGGAGAAGTGCGCGTAGTGGTACTCGACGCCGCCACCCGGCTCCGGCGCGAACGCGGTGACCGGCACGGATTGCCCGTTCACGGTGACGATGAAGTCGTCCGAAGTGGGATAGATCGACGGCAGCGGATAGGTCTGGGCCATAGCGCTAGGCAGCCGACGCGGCATGGACGTCGACGGACCGTACGGCGCGAGCCGCGCGCTCGGCGAGGCCGGCCAGGTCGCCGCCGGGCAGCAACGCGTCCCGGGTCAGATCGCGACTGACCCCGACGAACGCGGCTCCGGCCGTGAGATAGTCGCCCGCCTCGTCGATCCGGACCAACCCGGTCGGCATCAGCCGGATGTCGGGCAGCGGACCGACCAGCTCCGCGACGTACGAGACACCGCCGACCGGACCGACCGGCGATACCTTCACCGCCTGGACGCCGTACGACCAAGCAAGCACGATCTCGTTCGGCGTCAGCGCGCCGGGAACGAACGGCACGTCGCGGCTGTGCGCGGCCTCGATCACGGCCGCGTCGGTGACCTGGCTGACGAGGAAGGACGCGCCCGCGTCGATCGCGCGGTGCGCCTGCTCGACGGTACGGACCGAGCCGGCCCCGACCAGAACGCCGGCCGGCAACTCGTCCCGGGCCCGGCGCAACGCGTCGAAAACGCCGGCGGAGGTGAGGGTGAACTCGACCGCCGGGATGCCGGCCTCGATCAGCACCGAGGAGACCTCGATGAACCGGTCGGCATCGGGCGCCCGCAGCACGGCGACCACCGGTCGCGCCCGCAGCGCCTCGCTCAGCTGAATCATCTGGTCTCCTGAGTTGTGTTGGTGATGGTCATCAGCCCTTCATTGCGCCGGAGGTGATGCCGCGGATCATCGACTTCTGCATCAGCAGGTAGACGATCAGGCTTGGAAGCAAGGCGATCAAGGCGCCGGCCAGCAGTACGCCGGGCCCGACATCGGCGTCCGTTCGCAGGAACGCCAGCGCCACTGTCAGGGTGTAGTCGCTGGGCTCGTTGGCGGCGATCAGCGGCAGCAGGTACTGGTTCCAGATCATCATGAACCCGAAGATCGTGATCACGCCGAGCACCGGCTTGCACAGCGGCAGCACGATCGTCCAGAGCATCCGGATCTCGCCGACCCCGTCGATCCGGGCCGCCTCCTCGATCTCCTGCGGGATCTCCTTCATGAACTCCGACATCACCAGGATCGAGAATCCCCAGATCGCGACCGGCAGGATGACGCCGAGCACGCTGCCCTTCAGGCTGATCCCGAGCAACGGCAGGTCCGCGATCACCTGCGCGAGCGGGATCGCGATCACTTCCTCCGGCAGCATCATCGTCAGCAGGAAGAGCATCAGCACGACCAGCTGGCCGCGGAAGCGCTGCCGCGACAACGCGTAGGCCGCCAGCACCGACAGCGTCACCTGCAACAACAGGCCGCCTCCGACGATGATCAGGGAGGTGGCGAAGTATCCCCAAATCCCTTTCTCTGCGGCGATCTTGAACCCGAGCAGGGTCGGATCGGACGGATAGACGTTCACCTGAGTGGAGTCGGTCGTCTCGTTGAAGGCACCGGAGATGATGATCAGGAAGGGCGCCGCGAAGATGAACAGCACCAGTGCGCAAAGGGCGATCCGCAAGACCAACGCGGGACCGAACCGCGGCGACCAGCCC
Encoded here:
- a CDS encoding glycosyl hydrolase family 28-related protein, with product MAQTYPLPSIYPTSDDFIVTVNGQSVPVTAFAPEPGGGVEYHYAHFSFSGTVTVEVTTLEQIDFYTVSPLALEIPSQVSGNRLSFTLDRSRYLIVKIDDLKELVIAADPEELDAPAAYGPGIFNVAAFGADRTGGSLATEAVQAAIDAAHAAGGGVVYVPVGVFMIGSIVLRSRVQLYLAGGSVLRATGNPADYAKKFHHDSLGMDGTWLISTEPGSSDITISGRGTIDGQGARMRKDGNYLNHLLVPVGTRGLTVDGVIGRDSGSWAFLPSRCSDVRITNYKGFQTQRQFENDVLDINECQDVTVRHTIAICEDDPYSTKAWAEDANIALSWPHPRQPVERVLFEDVVAWTHCAAFKIGNGHYSYQRDVTYRNGYVYNATRAIAVDPAYGSEPCTDIVYEDIDIESLDHNRGNQNWLLIHTRERGLGIGPVSGVLVNRVNVRAQGGMAPLVAADNVDGGIDGVVLRDVVIEGKPLRTFGQLGITLGPYVEEPTVVYTSQRDVAR
- a CDS encoding DUF4383 domain-containing protein — its product is MMSQTNASSMTATAVQKTALAVAVVFLAVGVVGFIPGITTDYDSMMFAGHDSDAMLLGVFQVSILHNIVHLLFGVAGLVLARTASGARGFLIGGGIVYLLLWVYGLVIDESSAANFVPLNTADNWLHLGLGAGMVLLGLALGRTVSTTTTVQP
- a CDS encoding bifunctional 4-hydroxy-2-oxoglutarate aldolase/2-dehydro-3-deoxy-phosphogluconate aldolase, which produces MIQLSEALRARPVVAVLRAPDADRFIEVSSVLIEAGIPAVEFTLTSAGVFDALRRARDELPAGVLVGAGSVRTVEQAHRAIDAGASFLVSQVTDAAVIEAAHSRDVPFVPGALTPNEIVLAWSYGVQAVKVSPVGPVGGVSYVAELVGPLPDIRLMPTGLVRIDEAGDYLTAGAAFVGVSRDLTRDALLPGGDLAGLAERAARAVRSVDVHAASAA
- a CDS encoding carbohydrate ABC transporter permease, whose protein sequence is MRDQGTRFDTALGWSPRFGPALVLRIALCALVLFIFAAPFLIIISGAFNETTDSTQVNVYPSDPTLLGFKIAAEKGIWGYFATSLIIVGGGLLLQVTLSVLAAYALSRQRFRGQLVVLMLFLLTMMLPEEVIAIPLAQVIADLPLLGISLKGSVLGVILPVAIWGFSILVMSEFMKEIPQEIEEAARIDGVGEIRMLWTIVLPLCKPVLGVITIFGFMMIWNQYLLPLIAANEPSDYTLTVALAFLRTDADVGPGVLLAGALIALLPSLIVYLLMQKSMIRGITSGAMKG